Below is a genomic region from Rosa chinensis cultivar Old Blush chromosome 5, RchiOBHm-V2, whole genome shotgun sequence.
cgacccaaaaataagcctacttgggtttgggttacagcttcgcccattccgtaatccataagaaaaacgaaaccttattggagtcaagtagcagagattgaataggaaacttcaatcaataatccttcggtagcaaggaacagtcgaagacctaggtataaatactacgGTTCAAGGACACAAAGaagacctctctcaaatcaactaatcccagcgattacaaagcctccccggagcaaaccttcaacctcgttgaaacccggtgaccgcgcgccagtcctagtctctccaagagccgactgtcagcatcactagatcaacccggcgaccgtgcttccagtcctagtctcctcgcgagccgactgccagtgctaCTACCACCgacacaaccagcgaagcaagggtaacgccctcgcaacccagcgaagctaaagtcacgctttagcaaaacccgtgctttctcacaacttcccagtgattgctctgcttagtctacaacactaagtatcgatacggtgaacgcgaagagatcacacccaaagtccttatccgtaaggcagaagtcctttcccgaaaggctagagaagaaccctgtggtgaggttggtgctctcctcacccacaacgcttgaagaagaagtcaagtcaagggactaccccgacgactgcaccccacggtgctggcacgcctgagcaatcacacgctcaaaagagacagtttgctcCATACTGGATTTTCgcgtcaaacattttggcacgcccagtgggaccctGCAATAGTGTCTTTTCGTGAAcgtagccattgggaagtctagcgaaaacccttaccaaaaggtttacgctaactgctcaagacacaagacctccagttacagactgcactctcgcgcggactgtcgtggtctttccgaagaacaagtgactcagcTATTGGCTTACCCCACCTGTTCATCCAACATGTCAACTGAACAAGGAAAGGATCATCTGGCCACTACTGAGGGCCAAAATGTTAATACCAATCAGGTCAGCGAACCTGTTATCCCCACCACCGTCACCACCACAGTGGGAAGTGGAGACGAATAGGCTTTCGTTCcaaagcctattccagagggaGCGCCCTCCGAAGTCAGGTTCAcaatcatcatggagaatatcgaaagccatcgcaagaagatggacgctGACTTCGCCAGAGAGACAGCAAAAACGAAGAAGCTCATACTAGAAATAGATCAGCGTGTTATCCGCCATGCTGAGGAGACTAGGCAGCAGATCGCACAGTCAGAGAGTGCGGTGAAGGCACATGCTGCGAGCGTCGCTAGCGAGCAGGACCGGCGTCAAACACAGATTTTGGAGGCTATCGCCGACCAAACCAAACAGACCGCGTCAGATAtggcaggtcttcgcaaggaCGGTGCCAACCTGGCAACTGAAGTGGCCATGCAGAGAGCTGAATTGAACCAAGCGAGAGAAGTGTTGAACAAAGCCTTAGGGGATTCTAATGCTATCCTGGGCTCTCTTGGCCAGCCAtccggttcaggcaagtacgtgccaccaAATCAGCGCGAGAAGGCTAATAATACCGCTTCTGCCTCAGCTACAGTTACTGCTACGCCACTGAGGGGTAAAGAGCCAGCGTTAGTTATCGGTGGCAGCAAGGAAAAGCCTACTTCGTCGGGCGGACAGGCCACCAGACCGAAGCATCAGGCTTCGAAAGGTGCAGGGACTTCATCCGAGCCCGCCACGTTCGTCCAATACGACAGCGACGGAACAGAAATGACATATCAGGAGCTGCCAGGAAGTTATTACGGGCTCGACCAGACTGGTACCCCGATCAAGATAACAGCCTTGTCGAAAGAAGAGATTAAGCCAGCGACTGCTACCCATGCGGTACACGTCGAAGGGGGATCGGCAACGGTGAACCAGGCAACACCTGTGCAAGCTGCTCGCCAAACTATGGCAGTACCACCCCCCCTCGAGGTCCAGAATATGTAAGACGCGATgaagtagaggagatgatcagattggctaaccctagggcccagccagatggggtttatgagggacctttcccgccacatatcatgctcgcaccCTTTCCCCGAGGCTATAAGAACataatattttctactttttcaggggaggaTACTGAGGACGCGGCGacacatctggccaggtttagggtacagTGCGGCCAGTACCAAAATGATGATATCCTTAAATGCAGGATTTTTGGCACTTCTCTATcaggcgctgccttcagatggcTCTCCAAGCTTCGGCCAGGAACAGTGGCTGACTGGCCTGCAATGGAACTGCTCTTCCGCTAAACTTTCGGAACTATCGAGCCTGAAGTAGACCTGGCCTCTCTCacccagatggcccaacagcctacagaATCAGTGGTGGCCTACCTTCAACGCTTCCAGATCCAGAAAGCCAAGCTAAACGTCATCCTGCCCGAAAAGGAGTTagtcaagttggcggtgaaaggtTTGGAACCACGTCAACGGAAGAAACAGCACGGTAGCATGATTCAGTCtatgggagaactcatcacagaggtgggAAGCTTCGAGCATCTCCTTAGAGAGACGGATGCAAGAAAAAACGCTTCCAGAGGGACATATGTGCCTGGGAAACATCGTAacgtagcggccctgagctaccagccgtcAACCTATGACCCTTATTACCATTATAGCACTGAAGAAGTGATccaggatgatgaagaggacgAGGAAACTGATATAGCGGCCTACGAGTTAACCGGGAAAAAGAGTCCATCATTGAAGCAGCTCAAAATTTCCAAGGAGCCCGTTAAGCTCAAAtcaatggccttcaccaaacctgagttcccAACATATAcgtatgatgccaataaggcccATGAGATCCTCGACgaaatgatcgccgcgaagatggtgaagactgattttggaccttttcctcgaccGGAGCAGCTGAAGGGGAAGAAGTATTGCAAGTTCCATAATTTGTGGAATCATAACACTGCAGATTGCGTGaaactcaaagaccagattcaggtatggcttaacaatggtagtttgcaggtggaagctccagtCACGGCGGCAGCGCTAGTAGACTTGGATCCTTTTCTTGATACTGGGATCAACATGGTCGATATAAACTTGACCAAACAGCAGCAACAGAAACCCACTCTCGATTTGGGCTCGAATGAGCAAGGGGAGAAGCCCGCCGCAGGCGGAACACCTGCGAGGGGCAAGGCTGAGACAAAAAGCCAGGCCTAGCCCGTGGTCTTATGCTCGCGATGCAAGGAAGAGTGCGGCATTCAGGTGTcgcatgaagaggtcgagcagacatttcactTTGGTTCTCTCCCACCGGTCAAGTGGGCTTCATCCTCTAGGAACTATCAACCTTCCAGCCCAAGAAATAGAGAGAAAACGGAATCTTCACCATCCCCAAAGGATTCCAACTTGTTCAAAAAGCTGAGAGCAGCCGCGAACAATCAGAAACAAGAGGAGAAGGCCAGGACTGAGTGCAGGAATATTCTGACCAAGCCCTATATCCCTCCTGCCTCAGCTAATACAATCAAGGAAGGcaaatggtacaccagggaaaaggggaaggcagtggagatAAGTTCTTCCAAGAAAAGGAAGCTGCAgcgcaggtttggagaagccaagCGCGCACTAGAAGCCCTTgaccagggcctgatcaagccttcacAACTGGTCAAATCACCTGAGCAGTATCAAAAGGAAATGGAGGCACTCGCGGCCAAGCTATTAGTGGCCCCCCGCAGTCTCCAAAAACAAGCAACATGGGCAGAcaagcccagtgttttttgcaggatcactgAAGAAAGGATACCTCCGATGTCTCGAACTGAAACTTCACCGACAAGACGACCTCACGTCAGGCGCAAGCTATTTCGCGAAGAACCAGATGCTAAACCTTCGGTCTTtcagagactggggggcaaggaaaGGACTGCCGAGACTTTACAGTAGAGGCCGAAAAGGGTCCAGAGTGTAGTGGTCGCATCCCCCAAGGTCAGCGCTGAAGGAGAACCGAAGCCAGACTCACCCTTGCCGACACCTGTAGTACAAGAGCGCGAGCAGTGtgaggtaaaaggccttacGGAGGAGTCATTAGTCGATCGCTTGGCTAAGCAATTCAACACTGCCGTCCCTGTCAACGAACCCAAGCCTGATCTGGAAACTGACGCGGAGGAGACCGATATGACCGATATATCCTGCAACATGGTTTTCGTACTGCCCGCGTGGTATGCATTACCGGTTGCAGCTCAGGACTGcgatgaagaaggagaaaatagTCTGCAGCCGTTGTAGATCACGTCGGCTGTCACGACACCTGTGGAAGAAGTTGTGCTCCTTGAGACAGGGGAGGCTCATAACACAGAGTTCTTCATGAGTTTCACTAAGCCAACAcctgctatggtccaacacatgagacccTTGTATATCACAGCCAATGTGAGCGGCACcaaagttagcaagatcatggttgacACCGGCGCGGCTGTTAATGTCATCACTACCAGaaccatgcacttgctcggaatcaagagagagaagatccagtctacaTCCCTTACACTTAAGAACTTCGCAGGGACCGTAACAAAAACCTTGGGACTTCTTTTCCTGCGCATCAAGGTTGGCCCAGCTGAGggggtttatgctttctttgtaacagattgttatgcggcctacagtgcaATTCTGGGCCGAGATTGGATCCATAGGAGTTATTGTGTTCCGTCGACTCTTCATCAGGAGCTCGTAATGTGGAACCGGAAGACTGATAAAGCGGAGGTGATTAAAGCAgatcctcgtccattccccGTTTCCGCaaactatgtagatgccaggtactatttggagcccATCACTCCATTACAagtcagtggcatcgatgataaaggccgccccacaggggtgacggcctctgaattggcacagtgggggctgacGCTCGCAAAAGagggcttggaaaggcctggccacgctgtgcccaaacccttaaatgattaatggattacgaccttcaagaaggagggatagaggccttccactcgctaTACGATAGACTGTCAtcgtacttagtggaaaaagaggcctatgagcgggtcgcgaccttagaggtcgtccATGAAGAACTCTCTGACCAGGAACAAGATGCTGAGGTCGATGTTCAGCTCGCCCCAGCGGCGCTGGATGACACACCTCCTAAGGTCAAAGATCCTACCGAGAAAATTAATCTTGGAACAGCAGATGAACCCATGGAAGTGGCCATCAGCGCTTACTtggagcctagcgagaaacagggGCTCATTGAGTTATTACATgaattcaaagactgcttcACGGAAAAGTATGAGGATATGCCaggcctgtcaccggacttagtttgccatcaactaccaacactccctgacaagaggcccgtGAGACAAGAGCCGCGACGAATGAATTCCGAAACCCAATTCCTCGTCAaagaggaagtcgaaaaaatgcataaatcaggcATTATCAGGGCTATCTGTGGCTATCTAATATCGTGCCAGTTCGCAAGAAGAACGGCAAGATAAGGGTCTGCGttgactacagagaccttaatgtcgctacacctaaagatgtctaccccatgccggtcgcggatatgttagtagacgCTGTAGCGGGACATGAATTATTATCTTTCATGGACGGCACCGCGGGGTATCACTAGATTCCAGTCgcagaagaagacagacataaaaCCGCATTCCGTTGTCCCGGCTTCGCGGGCGTTTTTGAATAcgtggttatgccttttggactgaagaatgccggagcaacgtatcagagagccatgaacctgatcttccatgacatactggggaagattttagaggtctaCATCGATGACGTAGTGGTGAAGTCTCAGAGGAAGGGTGACCACATCACCGATCTCAGGAAGGTGTTTGAGCGCATACGacaacacaagctcaagatgaatccagCTAAATGCGTTTTTGGGGTTCGAgcgggagattttctagggttcaTTGTTCACCAGAGAGGCATCGAAGTCCCTGAAGACAAAGCGAGCGCGGTCATCAATGCTACCGCCCCACGAACAAAAAAGGAGTTACAACGcttgctgggtaagatcaactttctaagacgtttcatctctaactctgcaggtaaaatccagcccttctccCCATTGCTGAAACTACAGGGACAGGCTGAGTTCGtgtgggagcctaaacatcaagaggctttcgacagaatcAAGACCTACCTCGCGAGTCCGCCTGTCCTAGTTCCACCTAGGGCTGGAATTCCGCTGAAGTTATACATTTCAGCaactgaggcttccattggcagcctactcGCTCAGGATGATGAAGGAGGTATCGAGCATGCTATATTTTACCTCAGCCAGACACTGACAGATTGTGAGACGAGGTACACCCCTATGGAGAAACTGTGTCTGACTTTGTATTTTTCAGCGTGCAAGTTGcgacactacatgttatcctttactacctgcatcatcgctcaaacgGATCTAGTCAAATACATGTTATCGCGGCCTATtttgagaggccgcattggcaagtgggtcCTCGCCCTTTCAGAATTTCGCTACAATACGTCCCACAGAAAGCCGTTAAGGGGCAGGCCATTGCAGATTTTCTGGCACATCATCTTACGTTGGAGATACCCACGGCAAAGGAGTTGGAAATAGCGTCAGTCACTATGACACGGCCAGATTTGGCCTACATCCCAGAATACGCAGTTTGGTACTAGGCCACAGTCTCCTTGCAGCCCTGGGTACTGTTCTTTGATGGCTCTAGAACCGAAACATTGGCCGGAGCAGGGATTGTTTTGGAAAATCCAACTggcgatcgtttctcttactctttccaatTAGAATTCAAATGCACGAACAATCAGGCCGAGTACGAAGCTCTTATTATCGGGCTCGAAGTCTTACTAGAAATGGGTGTAAGAGACGTTCAGATCCGCGGCGATTCTCAGCTCGTCATAAACCAGCTTCAAAACGTATATCGATGTGCAAGTTGGCTGCTAATGCCATATTTGAATCGTGCCATTGAGCTTCTGGATCAGTTTACTGATGTCGATTTGGAGCATATTCCCCGCGAGCGCAATTTCGCTGCCAATGAGCTCGCTCAGCTGGCCACGGGcattacattgaagtatggAGTTCGCGAGCGTCTTCTGAAGGTTGAGCGTCGCACACTGCCCTCATGGCTCGCACGGCCTGAT
It encodes:
- the LOC112164453 gene encoding uncharacterized protein LOC112164453, with amino-acid sequence MVQHMRPLYITANVSGTKVSKIMVDTGAAVNVITTRTMHLLGIKREKIQSTSLTLKNFAGTVTKTLGLLFLRIKVGPAEGVYAFFVTDCYAAYSAILGRDWIHRSYCVPSTLHQELVMWNRKTDKAEVIKADPRPFPVSANYVDARYYLEPITPLQEQDAEVDVQLAPAALDDTPPKVKDPTEKINLGTADEPMEVAISAYLEPSEKQGLIELLHEFKDCFTEKYEDMPVVKSQRKGDHITDLRKVFERIRQHKLKMNPAKCVFGVRAGDFLGFIVHQRGIEVPEDKASAVINATAPRTKKELQRLLGKIQPFSPLLKLQGQAEFVWEPKHQEAFDRIKTYLASPPVLVPPRAGIPLKLYISATEASIGSLLAQDDEGGIEHAIFYLSQTLTDCETSVQVATLHVILYYLHHRSNGSSQIHVIAAYFERPHWQVGPRPFRISLQYVPQKAVKGQAIADFLAHHLTLEIPTAKELEIATETLAGAGIVLENPTGDRFSYSFQLEFKCTNNQAEYEALIIGLEVLLEMGVRDVQIRGDSQLVINQLQNVYRCASWLLMPYLNRAIELLDQFTDVDLEHIPRERNFAANELAQLATGITLKYGVRERLLKVERRTLPSWLARPDSPDDPVVAVLEPIDVDWRIPLVAYLKRPDPTADRKIRFLALNYLLRGDELRRRGEDGMDFRCVYGREAKRLMREAHTGICGAHQAGPKMRWLIRRHGYYWPSILKDCIAFAKGCEDCQAHGPVQHVPNIPMQPIIKPWPARGWALDLIGMIHPHSSLQHKFIIVATDFFTKWVEAEPLKEASGCTIRQFIFRNILCRFGVPEVLVSDRGGQRSWEVPSSN